The following are from one region of the Flavimobilis soli genome:
- the tyrS gene encoding tyrosine--tRNA ligase: protein MSNVLDELQWRGLVSQTTDVEALRAALENGPITYYCGFDPTAPSLHHGHLVQLVLLRHLQLAGHHPIALVGGATGLIGDPRMSGERVLNDRETVAGWVERLQTQISRFLSFEGENPARMVNNLDWHAGLSALDFLRDVGKHYRLGTMLAKETVARRLASDEGISFTEFSYQILQGMDFLELNRRYGCTLQTGGNDQWGNLLSGVELVRKADQKSVHALTTPLITKADGTKFGKSEGGAVWLAPDMMSPYAFYQFWVNADDADVVGWLRTFTFRTREEIAELEAAVAERPAAREAQKALAADVTTMVHGERATQQAIAASQALFGRGELADLDPETLAAATEGLPRTGFAVGDPVADVLAATGVVKGKSAARRAIAEGGVYVNNVKVSGEDAVLSAHDVLAERYVLLRRGKRTVTVAVLGDEPGQGAARA, encoded by the coding sequence GTGAGCAACGTTCTTGATGAACTCCAGTGGCGCGGGCTGGTCAGCCAGACGACTGATGTCGAGGCCCTGCGCGCGGCTCTCGAGAACGGTCCGATCACCTATTACTGCGGCTTCGACCCGACCGCGCCGAGCCTGCACCACGGCCACCTGGTCCAGCTCGTCCTGCTGCGCCACCTCCAGCTCGCGGGCCACCACCCCATCGCACTCGTCGGCGGGGCGACGGGCCTGATCGGGGACCCGCGCATGTCGGGCGAGCGTGTCCTCAACGACCGCGAGACGGTCGCCGGCTGGGTCGAGCGCCTGCAGACCCAGATCTCGCGCTTCCTCTCGTTCGAGGGGGAGAACCCGGCGCGCATGGTCAACAACCTGGACTGGCACGCCGGCCTGTCGGCGCTGGACTTCCTGCGCGACGTCGGCAAGCACTACCGCCTCGGGACGATGCTCGCGAAGGAGACGGTCGCGCGCCGGCTCGCGTCCGACGAGGGCATCTCGTTCACGGAGTTCAGCTACCAGATCCTCCAGGGCATGGACTTCCTCGAGCTCAACCGCCGGTACGGCTGCACCCTGCAGACGGGCGGCAACGACCAGTGGGGCAACCTTCTGTCGGGTGTGGAGCTCGTGCGCAAGGCCGACCAGAAGTCTGTCCACGCGCTCACGACGCCGCTCATCACGAAGGCGGACGGCACGAAGTTCGGCAAGTCCGAGGGCGGCGCCGTGTGGCTCGCGCCGGACATGATGTCGCCGTACGCCTTCTACCAGTTCTGGGTCAACGCGGACGACGCCGACGTCGTCGGTTGGCTGCGCACGTTCACCTTCCGGACGCGCGAGGAGATCGCGGAGCTCGAGGCGGCCGTCGCCGAGCGTCCGGCGGCGCGTGAGGCGCAGAAGGCGCTCGCGGCGGACGTCACGACGATGGTGCACGGCGAGCGCGCGACGCAGCAGGCGATCGCCGCGAGCCAGGCGCTGTTCGGACGCGGCGAGCTGGCGGACCTGGATCCTGAGACGCTCGCGGCGGCGACGGAGGGCCTTCCGCGGACGGGCTTCGCGGTCGGGGACCCGGTCGCCGACGTGCTCGCTGCTACCGGTGTCGTGAAGGGCAAGAGCGCGGCGCGACGCGCGATCGCCGAGGGTGGCGTGTACGTCAACAACGTCAAGGTGTCCGGTGAGGACGCAGTGCTCTCGGCGCACGACGTGCTTGCGGAGCGCTACGTGCTGCTGCGCCGTGGCAAGCGCACGGTGACGGTCGCGGTGCTGGGCGACGAGCCTGGCCAGGGGGCCGCTCGCGCCTGA
- a CDS encoding DNA-3-methyladenine glycosylase gives MPVSRRWFVRPVLDVAHGLLDAHLVRTTPDGRVTLRVTEVEAYAGETDPASHAFRGLSRRNATMFGPPGRLYVYRHMGLHHCANVVGAEEGTARAVLLRAGEVVEGADLATARRQVRGVVRSPVDLARGPARLADALGLTLADDGADLLTGEGLELLVREHAVPAGAVETGPRVGVGAAGADPERFPWRLWLAGDPTVSQFRGPSQPRRRTGQTSAVDLVRGREARRSSGEQRS, from the coding sequence CTGCCTGTGTCGCGCCGCTGGTTCGTGCGACCGGTGCTCGACGTCGCGCACGGGCTGCTCGACGCGCACCTGGTGCGCACGACACCTGACGGGCGCGTCACGCTGCGCGTGACGGAGGTCGAGGCGTACGCGGGGGAGACGGACCCGGCGTCGCACGCGTTCAGGGGCTTGAGCCGTCGCAACGCGACGATGTTCGGCCCTCCGGGCCGTCTCTACGTCTACCGCCACATGGGGCTGCACCACTGCGCGAACGTCGTGGGCGCCGAGGAGGGGACGGCGCGCGCGGTCCTCCTGCGTGCGGGTGAGGTGGTCGAGGGAGCGGACCTTGCGACGGCACGGCGGCAGGTGCGCGGCGTCGTCCGTTCGCCCGTGGACCTGGCGCGCGGGCCTGCGCGCCTCGCGGACGCGCTCGGTCTGACCCTGGCCGACGACGGCGCGGACCTTCTCACCGGCGAAGGCCTCGAGCTTCTCGTCCGTGAGCACGCGGTACCGGCGGGTGCCGTCGAGACGGGTCCTCGCGTGGGGGTGGGCGCAGCGGGGGCGGACCCCGAGCGGTTCCCGTGGCGGCTGTGGCTCGCCGGGGACCCGACCGTCTCGCAGTTCCGTGGCCCGTCGCAGCCGCGTCGGCGGACAGGGCAGACTAGTGCTGTTGACCTCGTCCGAGGTCGCGAAGCACGAAGGAGCAGCGGTGAGCAACGTTCTTGA